Proteins found in one Pseudomonas marvdashtae genomic segment:
- a CDS encoding hybrid sensor histidine kinase/response regulator produces MPRDIQAKLLIVDDLPENLLALEALIKRDDRQVFKALSADEALSLLLQHDFALAIIDVQMPGMNGFELAELMRGTEKTRSIPIIFVSAAGRERNYAFTGYENGAVDFLHKPLDTHAVKSKVNVFVELYRQRKAMKEQVIALEQSRREQEQLLKELQATRSELEQAVRMRDDFMSIVAHEVRTPLNGLILETQLRKMHLARDNAAAFTLDKVKAMVERDERQIKSLIRLIEDMLDVSRIRTGKLSIRPTRFNLTALVQNLLRNFQPQIAAAECTLSCTAEPLVEGHWDEFRIEQVVSNLLTNALRYGSKSPIDVRVYKTPDHACVEVQDQGIGISEENQRRVFQQFERVSSKAATAGLGLGLFISEQIVTAHGGSITVDSRLNEGALFRVCLPFQKTGERTQPLSDPRVVSAAIDPTKASHE; encoded by the coding sequence ATGCCAAGAGATATTCAAGCCAAACTGCTGATCGTCGACGATCTGCCTGAGAATCTGTTGGCCCTGGAAGCGCTGATCAAGCGCGACGACCGCCAAGTCTTCAAGGCGTTATCGGCCGATGAAGCGCTGTCCCTGCTCTTGCAGCATGACTTTGCCTTGGCAATCATCGATGTGCAGATGCCGGGCATGAACGGGTTCGAACTGGCCGAGCTGATGCGCGGCACGGAAAAGACCCGCAGCATTCCCATTATTTTCGTCAGTGCCGCCGGCCGCGAGCGCAATTACGCGTTCACCGGTTATGAAAATGGCGCGGTGGATTTCTTGCACAAGCCGCTGGACACCCACGCGGTCAAAAGCAAGGTCAACGTGTTCGTCGAGCTCTATCGCCAGCGCAAGGCAATGAAGGAACAAGTGATTGCCCTCGAGCAAAGCCGTCGGGAGCAGGAGCAGTTGCTCAAGGAGTTGCAAGCCACCCGCAGCGAGCTCGAGCAGGCGGTGCGCATGCGTGACGACTTCATGTCGATCGTCGCCCATGAGGTGCGTACGCCGCTCAATGGCTTGATCCTCGAAACGCAGCTGCGCAAGATGCACCTGGCGCGGGACAACGCAGCGGCGTTCACCTTGGATAAGGTGAAGGCGATGGTGGAGCGCGATGAACGCCAGATCAAAAGCCTGATCCGCTTGATCGAGGACATGCTGGACGTCTCTCGCATTCGAACCGGCAAGCTGTCCATTCGTCCGACCCGCTTCAACCTGACGGCGCTGGTGCAGAACCTGCTGCGCAACTTCCAGCCGCAGATCGCTGCCGCCGAATGCACGCTGAGCTGCACGGCCGAACCGTTGGTAGAAGGGCACTGGGATGAGTTCCGCATCGAGCAGGTGGTGTCGAATCTGCTGACGAATGCGCTGCGCTATGGCAGCAAGAGTCCAATTGACGTGCGGGTCTACAAGACGCCCGACCATGCTTGCGTCGAAGTCCAGGACCAGGGCATCGGTATCAGCGAAGAGAATCAGAGGCGCGTCTTCCAGCAATTCGAGCGGGTTTCCTCCAAGGCCGCCACGGCGGGCCTTGGGTTGGGCTTGTTCATCTCCGAACAGATCGTTACCGCCCATGGCGGCAGCATCACGGTCGATAGCCGCCTCAACGAAGGGGCGTTGTTTCGCGTTTGTCTGCCTTTTCAGAAAACTGGCGAACGGACGCAACCTCTGAGTGACCCCAGGGTCGTATCAGCAGCTATTGATCCAACAAAGGCTTCTCATGAGTGA
- a CDS encoding AraC family transcriptional regulator, which translates to MTRTARVTDPSYELMDDHNGLSIIYRQHGFPCPLVRWHFHKEYELHLIVASSGKVFIGDYIGNFSPQSLFLTGPNLPHNWISQVAEDEVVPKRDMLVNFTDELFESGNQVFAELKTLAPLLERAQHGIEFRCKRTIRQAMTLMQRIADAHGMSRLGYFFILMELLAACDDYQLLSGATTPQAADEHSIDRTNRAVDYIFAHYARELPLEEVAEHLGMKPTYFSRVFKQATGRCFIEFVNRLRISKSCELLADGDKPVTDVCFESGFNNISNFNRRFQQLKGMTPSHYRRLAVQRLTEQNQG; encoded by the coding sequence ATGACCCGAACAGCGAGAGTCACCGACCCCTCCTACGAGTTGATGGACGACCACAACGGGCTGTCCATCATCTATCGCCAGCACGGTTTCCCCTGCCCGCTGGTGCGCTGGCATTTCCACAAGGAATACGAGCTGCACCTGATCGTCGCCAGTTCGGGCAAGGTCTTCATCGGCGACTACATCGGCAATTTTTCCCCGCAGTCCCTGTTCCTCACCGGCCCCAATCTGCCCCATAACTGGATCAGCCAGGTGGCCGAGGACGAAGTGGTGCCCAAGCGCGACATGCTGGTGAACTTCACCGATGAGCTGTTCGAAAGCGGCAATCAGGTGTTTGCCGAGCTGAAGACCCTCGCCCCGCTGCTCGAACGCGCCCAACACGGCATCGAGTTTCGTTGCAAGCGCACCATCCGCCAGGCCATGACCTTGATGCAACGCATCGCCGACGCCCACGGCATGAGCCGACTGGGCTATTTTTTCATCCTGATGGAGTTGCTGGCGGCCTGCGATGATTACCAATTGCTGTCCGGCGCCACCACTCCACAAGCGGCGGACGAACACAGCATCGACCGCACCAACCGCGCGGTGGATTACATCTTCGCCCACTACGCCCGGGAATTGCCCCTGGAAGAAGTCGCCGAGCACCTGGGCATGAAACCCACCTATTTCAGCCGCGTCTTCAAGCAAGCCACCGGCCGTTGCTTCATCGAATTCGTCAATCGACTGCGCATCAGCAAATCCTGCGAACTGCTGGCCGACGGTGACAAACCGGTGACCGATGTGTGTTTCGAGTCGGGCTTCAACAATATTTCCAACTTCAACCGACGCTTCCAGCAACTCAAGGGCATGACCCCCTCACACTACCGGCGGCTGGCGGTGCAGCGGCTGACCGAGCAGAACCAGGGTTGA
- a CDS encoding response regulator: MSVPAPDTPSTILVVEDDDIVRMLIVDVLEELEYKVLEADGCEQALAFLRNDTQSIALMMTDVGLPVMDGRELAKQARILRPELPILFASGYAESIDVPEGMSVIGKPFSIDQLRDKVKSILS; the protein is encoded by the coding sequence ATGTCCGTCCCCGCTCCTGACACCCCCTCCACCATCTTGGTAGTCGAAGACGACGACATCGTGCGCATGTTGATTGTCGATGTACTGGAAGAGCTGGAGTACAAGGTGCTGGAGGCGGATGGCTGCGAACAGGCATTGGCTTTTCTGCGCAACGACACACAGTCCATCGCCCTGATGATGACGGACGTCGGCCTGCCGGTCATGGACGGTCGTGAATTGGCGAAACAGGCCCGCATCCTACGCCCCGAGCTACCGATCCTGTTCGCCAGCGGTTACGCCGAGAGCATCGATGTGCCTGAAGGCATGTCGGTGATCGGCAAGCCCTTCTCCATTGACCAGTTGCGCGACAAGGTCAAAAGCATTCTTTCTTGA
- a CDS encoding chemotaxis protein CheB, which translates to MNPVTDRSRPLIEAIVVGASAGGVEALLKIFSPLRRGFRVPILVVLHLPDERNSQLAQVFRHRLAVPVEEAQDKQDISPGTLYVATPGYHLSVEADRSLSLSLEDPVHHSRPSIDVLFESAADVYGPDLLAVVLTGANSDGARGLAKVKAQGGLTIVQDPEEAQVCTMPEAALSLHEPDHILTLQGIGQLLAGLE; encoded by the coding sequence ATGAATCCAGTGACGGACAGATCCAGGCCCCTGATCGAGGCCATCGTCGTCGGCGCATCCGCCGGGGGCGTCGAAGCGCTGCTTAAAATTTTCAGCCCGCTGCGCAGGGGCTTTCGCGTGCCCATCCTGGTGGTGTTGCATTTGCCCGACGAGCGCAATAGCCAGCTGGCCCAGGTATTCCGTCATCGCCTAGCGGTACCGGTGGAGGAAGCCCAGGACAAGCAGGACATCAGCCCGGGAACCTTGTATGTCGCGACGCCTGGTTATCACTTGTCGGTCGAAGCTGACCGCAGCCTGTCATTGAGCCTGGAGGACCCGGTGCACCATTCGCGACCGTCAATCGATGTGTTGTTCGAGTCGGCGGCCGATGTCTACGGCCCCGACCTGCTGGCGGTGGTGCTGACCGGCGCGAACAGCGACGGGGCCCGCGGCCTGGCGAAGGTCAAGGCACAGGGCGGCCTTACGATTGTCCAGGACCCGGAAGAGGCGCAGGTTTGCACCATGCCCGAAGCGGCGCTCAGCTTGCATGAGCCCGACCACATCCTAACTTTGCAGGGCATCGGCCAGTTGCTGGCCGGGCTGGAATGA
- a CDS encoding ABC transporter substrate-binding protein, with the protein MKPSVKALLVSTCMTLSSVSFGAQTLTIATVNNSDMIRMQKLSKTFEAEHPDITLNWVVLEENVLRQRLTTDIATQGGQFDVLTIGMYEAALWGAKGWLEPMKDLPASYDLEDVFPSVRDGLSVKGSLYALPFYAESSITYYRTDLFKNAGLTMPEHPTWTQIGEFAGKLTDKSKEQYGLCLRGKAGWGENMALITTLANGYGARWFDEKWQPEFNGPEWKDALNFYVDNMKKSGPPGASSNGFNENLALFNSGKCAIWVDASVAGSFVTDKTQSKVADNVGFTFAPHEKTDKGSSWMYSWSLAIPTSSKAKEAAKVFTTWATSKEYGQLVAKTDGIANVPPGTRASTYSDEYMKAAPFAKVTLESLKVADPKAPTLKPVPYIGIQLVTIPEFQAIGTQVGKFFSGALTGQQTVDQALTAAQSTTEREMKRAGYPK; encoded by the coding sequence ATGAAACCTTCGGTAAAAGCTCTGCTTGTCTCCACCTGCATGACCCTCAGCAGCGTCAGTTTCGGCGCGCAAACCCTCACCATTGCCACCGTCAACAACAGCGACATGATCCGCATGCAAAAGCTCTCGAAAACCTTCGAGGCCGAGCACCCGGACATCACGCTGAACTGGGTGGTGCTTGAAGAAAACGTGCTGCGTCAACGCCTGACCACCGACATCGCCACCCAAGGCGGGCAGTTCGACGTGCTGACCATCGGCATGTACGAAGCTGCACTCTGGGGCGCCAAGGGCTGGCTGGAACCGATGAAGGATTTGCCGGCCTCCTACGACCTGGAAGACGTTTTCCCTTCGGTGCGCGATGGATTGTCGGTCAAGGGTTCGCTGTACGCCCTGCCGTTCTACGCTGAAAGCTCGATCACCTATTACCGCACCGACCTGTTCAAGAACGCCGGGCTGACCATGCCCGAACACCCAACCTGGACCCAGATCGGTGAGTTCGCAGGAAAGCTCACCGACAAATCCAAGGAACAATATGGCCTTTGCCTGCGGGGCAAAGCCGGTTGGGGCGAGAACATGGCGCTCATTACCACCCTGGCCAACGGTTATGGCGCGCGCTGGTTCGATGAGAAGTGGCAGCCCGAATTCAATGGCCCCGAGTGGAAAGACGCGCTGAACTTCTACGTCGACAACATGAAGAAATCCGGCCCGCCGGGCGCTTCCAGCAACGGTTTCAATGAAAACCTGGCGCTGTTCAACAGCGGCAAATGCGCGATCTGGGTCGATGCCAGCGTCGCCGGTTCGTTCGTCACCGACAAGACCCAGAGCAAGGTTGCCGACAACGTTGGATTCACCTTCGCCCCCCACGAAAAAACCGACAAGGGCAGCTCGTGGATGTACTCCTGGTCGCTGGCCATCCCGACCAGCTCCAAAGCCAAGGAAGCGGCCAAGGTCTTTACCACTTGGGCGACGTCCAAGGAGTACGGCCAATTGGTCGCCAAGACCGACGGCATCGCCAACGTACCGCCAGGAACCCGCGCCTCGACCTACAGCGACGAGTACATGAAGGCCGCGCCGTTTGCCAAGGTGACGCTGGAGTCGTTGAAGGTCGCCGATCCGAAGGCGCCAACGCTCAAGCCCGTGCCCTACATCGGCATTCAGTTGGTGACCATTCCCGAATTCCAAGCCATCGGCACCCAGGTAGGCAAGTTTTTCTCGGGCGCACTGACCGGGCAGCAGACCGTGGACCAGGCGTTGACCGCAGCGCAGTCCACCACCGAGCGGGAAATGAAGCGCGCCGGGTATCCCAAATAA
- a CDS encoding CheR family methyltransferase, giving the protein MERNTDIELRLLIEAIYLKYSYDFRDYSGASIKRRVLHALSQFDCKTISALQERVLHDPGAFMQLLQLLTIPVSEMFRDPGHFLAIREEVVPLLKTYPSIKIWIAGCSTGEEVYSMAILLREEGLLDRTLIYATDINPRSLEKAKQGIFSLENVRAYTQNYQLAGGRRSFADYYTAAYDYAMFDKTLCQNVTFADHSLATDSVFSETQLISCRNVLIYFNKKLQDRAFGLFHESLCHRGFLVLGSKETLDFSAFGKQFEPLVKQERIYRKL; this is encoded by the coding sequence GTGGAACGTAACACCGACATTGAACTTCGTTTATTGATCGAAGCGATCTACCTGAAGTACAGCTATGATTTTCGCGATTACTCTGGCGCTTCGATCAAGCGCCGGGTCTTGCATGCGTTGAGCCAGTTCGATTGCAAGACCATCTCTGCCTTGCAAGAGCGGGTGCTGCACGATCCGGGCGCGTTCATGCAGTTGCTGCAACTGCTGACGATTCCCGTCAGCGAGATGTTTCGCGATCCCGGACATTTCCTGGCGATACGCGAAGAAGTCGTGCCGTTGCTCAAGACCTACCCGTCGATCAAGATCTGGATCGCCGGTTGCAGCACCGGCGAAGAGGTCTATTCCATGGCGATCCTGCTGCGCGAAGAGGGCCTGCTGGACCGCACGCTCATTTACGCCACGGACATCAATCCGCGCTCTTTGGAAAAAGCCAAGCAGGGCATTTTTTCCCTGGAAAACGTCAGGGCCTACACCCAGAATTACCAGCTTGCCGGGGGGCGACGTTCGTTTGCCGATTACTACACCGCCGCCTACGATTACGCCATGTTCGATAAAACCCTGTGCCAGAACGTGACCTTCGCCGATCACAGCCTTGCGACCGACAGTGTTTTTTCCGAAACGCAGTTGATTTCATGTCGTAACGTATTGATTTATTTCAATAAGAAGTTGCAAGATCGCGCCTTTGGCCTTTTTCACGAGTCCCTCTGCCATCGTGGCTTCCTGGTACTGGGGAGCAAGGAAACACTCGACTTTTCGGCATTTGGCAAGCAGTTCGAACCGTTGGTCAAACAGGAACGGATCTATCGCAAGCTATGA
- a CDS encoding response regulator: MTPSSSVDEQSFRKLLARNISLPLGMGALSAVFFIVLITYLLSVIQWVGHTDRVINNANEALKLSVDLETGMRGYLLSGDEHFLDPYEVAKPRIAVALDTLLELTADNPVQTDRLHRIQALQVEWANYAQSMIDLQRSSGDYRGALKAGRGKRLTDEIRKTFEDVVETEQQLRAERNDQVRTTTIWSIALYLLLVAAISGLLAYVGRRDLLTLSGNYSASLKVQQQSALRLEKQAWLRNGQTQLAEQVLGQLSLNLLGRNILQFCAQYMGTVVAVLYAREENATLRRVATYGMSREDDEQEQVIIDGEGIVGQAVRQGRLIRLDDVPNDYLKVSSGLGQGLPNSVLVVPTRDDDRINGVIELGFLRPLTERDLELLELIAGNIGTSIEAARYRQRLQEVLAETQQLNEELQVQQEELKTANEELEEQSRILKESQAHLEAQQQELEQTNEQLAEQRDAMDQKNSELNLAQIQLQERAEELQRSSKYKSEFLANMSHELRTPLNSSLILSKLLAENPHNNLSEEQVKFAESIYSAGNDLLNLINDILDISKVEAGKLEVRPENTSVPRLVEGLQDMFKPLTAEKGLAFDVQIMPDAPPMLYTDRQRLEQVLKNLLSNAVKFTEQGSVMLSVTGQPGSGIAFMVRDSGIGIAADQQQSIFEAFRQADGTTNRRYGGTGLGLSISRDLAALLGGSISVVSEPGQGSVFTLVLPGRYIEPGENPVEPRMFAPATTAPAPAHVPKPVSLVAEVDPPVPQFADDRDKAPFETRCILVIEDEPKFARILFDLAHELGYQCLVAHGADEGFDLALQLSPDAILLDMRLPDHSGLTVLQRLKEQAQTRHIPVHIISVEDRVEAAMHMGAIGYAVKPTTREELKDVFARLEAKLTQKVKRVLLVEDDDLQRDSITRLIGDDDIEITAVGLAQQALELLRTNVYDCMIIDLKLPDMLGNDLLKRMSSEEICSFPPVIVYTGRNLTRDEEAELRKYSRSIIIKGARSPERLLDEVTLFLHKVESRLSHERQRMLQTARSRDKVFEGRKVLLVDDDVRNIFALTSALEAKGAVVVIGRNGYEAIERLNEVEDIDLVLMDVMMPEMDGFEATALIRKDPRWRKLPIIAVTAKAMKDDQERCLAAGSNDYLAKPIDLDRLFSLIRVWLPNMERI, from the coding sequence ATGACTCCTTCGTCTTCGGTTGACGAGCAAAGTTTTCGCAAGCTCCTGGCCCGCAACATCAGTCTGCCTTTAGGCATGGGCGCCCTCAGCGCCGTGTTTTTCATAGTGCTGATCACTTACCTGCTGTCGGTGATCCAGTGGGTCGGCCACACCGACCGGGTGATCAATAACGCCAATGAAGCGCTCAAGCTGAGTGTCGACCTGGAAACCGGCATGCGCGGCTATCTGTTGAGCGGCGACGAGCATTTTCTCGACCCTTATGAAGTTGCCAAGCCCAGGATCGCCGTGGCGCTGGACACATTGTTGGAACTGACAGCTGACAACCCGGTGCAGACCGATCGTTTGCACAGGATCCAAGCGCTGCAAGTGGAGTGGGCCAATTACGCTCAGAGCATGATCGACCTGCAGCGCAGCAGTGGCGATTACCGGGGCGCGCTCAAGGCCGGGCGTGGCAAGCGGCTGACGGATGAGATACGCAAGACGTTCGAGGACGTCGTCGAAACCGAGCAGCAATTGCGCGCTGAGCGCAACGACCAGGTGCGCACCACCACGATCTGGAGCATTGCCCTTTATTTGCTGCTCGTCGCCGCGATAAGTGGATTGCTGGCTTACGTCGGTCGCCGCGACCTGCTGACCTTGTCCGGGAATTACAGCGCCAGCCTGAAAGTGCAGCAGCAAAGTGCCTTGCGCCTGGAGAAACAGGCCTGGTTGCGCAATGGCCAGACGCAGTTGGCCGAACAGGTCCTTGGCCAGCTGAGCCTGAATCTGTTGGGGCGCAACATCCTGCAGTTCTGCGCCCAATATATGGGCACGGTGGTTGCCGTGCTTTATGCCCGGGAAGAAAACGCCACTCTCAGGCGCGTTGCCACCTACGGCATGTCCCGGGAGGACGACGAACAGGAGCAAGTGATCATCGACGGCGAAGGCATCGTTGGACAGGCCGTGCGGCAAGGCCGTCTGATTCGCCTGGATGATGTGCCGAACGACTATCTCAAGGTCAGCTCCGGGCTCGGCCAAGGTCTGCCCAACAGCGTGTTGGTGGTGCCCACCCGTGACGACGATCGGATCAATGGGGTCATTGAGCTGGGTTTCCTGCGGCCACTGACCGAGCGCGATCTTGAACTGCTGGAACTGATTGCCGGCAACATCGGCACGTCCATCGAAGCGGCCCGTTATCGCCAGCGTCTACAGGAAGTGCTGGCCGAGACACAGCAATTGAACGAAGAGCTGCAAGTGCAGCAGGAAGAGCTCAAGACCGCCAACGAGGAGCTTGAGGAGCAGTCACGCATCCTCAAGGAATCCCAGGCTCACCTGGAAGCCCAGCAACAGGAGCTGGAGCAGACCAACGAGCAATTGGCCGAGCAGCGCGACGCCATGGACCAGAAAAACAGCGAGCTGAACCTGGCGCAGATCCAGTTGCAGGAGCGCGCCGAAGAGCTGCAGCGTTCAAGCAAGTACAAATCCGAATTTCTGGCCAACATGTCCCATGAGCTGCGCACGCCGCTCAACAGTTCGCTGATCCTCTCCAAACTGCTGGCGGAGAACCCGCACAACAACCTCAGTGAGGAACAGGTCAAGTTCGCCGAATCGATTTATTCCGCTGGCAATGACCTGCTGAACCTGATCAACGACATCCTCGACATTTCCAAGGTGGAGGCCGGGAAACTCGAAGTGCGCCCGGAAAACACCAGTGTGCCGCGCCTGGTGGAAGGGCTCCAGGATATGTTCAAGCCGCTGACGGCTGAAAAGGGCCTGGCGTTTGACGTGCAGATAATGCCGGACGCGCCGCCGATGCTGTACACCGATCGCCAGCGTCTTGAGCAAGTGCTCAAGAACTTGCTGTCCAACGCGGTGAAGTTCACCGAGCAGGGTTCTGTCATGCTTTCGGTGACCGGCCAGCCGGGTTCGGGTATCGCGTTCATGGTGCGTGATTCGGGAATTGGCATTGCGGCCGACCAGCAGCAGAGTATTTTCGAGGCGTTCCGCCAGGCTGATGGCACCACCAATCGCCGCTATGGCGGCACCGGGTTGGGCCTGTCGATTTCCCGGGACCTAGCAGCCTTGCTTGGTGGTTCGATCTCGGTTGTCAGCGAGCCGGGGCAGGGCAGCGTATTCACCCTGGTATTGCCCGGGCGTTATATCGAGCCCGGCGAGAACCCCGTTGAGCCAAGGATGTTCGCCCCAGCGACGACCGCGCCAGCGCCAGCCCATGTGCCGAAACCGGTATCCTTGGTCGCTGAGGTGGACCCGCCAGTCCCGCAATTCGCGGACGACCGCGACAAGGCGCCTTTCGAGACCCGCTGCATCCTGGTCATTGAAGACGAACCCAAGTTCGCCCGGATCCTGTTCGACCTCGCCCACGAACTCGGTTACCAATGCCTGGTGGCCCATGGCGCCGACGAGGGCTTTGACCTGGCCCTGCAACTGAGTCCCGACGCGATCCTGTTGGACATGCGCCTGCCGGATCACTCCGGGTTGACCGTGTTGCAGCGCCTCAAGGAACAAGCCCAGACCCGGCACATTCCGGTGCACATCATCTCCGTCGAAGACCGCGTCGAAGCGGCCATGCACATGGGGGCCATCGGTTATGCCGTCAAGCCGACGACCCGGGAAGAGCTCAAGGATGTCTTCGCCCGCCTGGAAGCCAAGCTGACCCAGAAGGTCAAGCGGGTGCTGCTGGTGGAAGACGATGACCTGCAGCGCGACAGCATTACCCGCCTGATCGGCGACGATGACATCGAAATCACCGCCGTCGGCCTGGCGCAGCAAGCCCTGGAACTGCTGCGCACCAACGTCTACGACTGCATGATCATCGACCTCAAGTTGCCGGACATGCTCGGCAACGACCTGCTCAAGCGCATGTCCAGCGAGGAGATCTGTTCGTTCCCGCCAGTGATTGTCTACACCGGGCGCAACTTGACCCGCGATGAAGAAGCCGAGCTGCGCAAATATTCGCGCTCGATCATCATCAAGGGCGCTCGCTCGCCGGAGCGCCTGCTGGACGAGGTGACACTCTTTCTGCACAAAGTCGAATCCCGGTTGTCCCATGAAAGACAGCGCATGCTCCAGACAGCCCGCAGCCGGGACAAGGTGTTCGAAGGCCGCAAAGTGCTGCTGGTGGACGACGACGTGCGCAACATTTTTGCCCTGACCAGCGCCCTCGAGGCAAAAGGAGCGGTCGTGGTCATTGGCCGTAACGGATACGAGGCGATCGAGCGCCTGAACGAGGTAGAAGACATCGATTTGGTACTGATGGATGTGATGATGCCCGAGATGGATGGCTTTGAAGCTACCGCGCTGATCCGCAAGGATCCACGCTGGCGCAAACTGCCGATCATCGCCGTGACGGCCAAGGCCATGAAGGATGACCAGGAACGCTGCCTGGCGGCGGGCTCCAACGACTACCTGGCCAAGCCGATCGACCTGGATCGCCTGTTTTCACTGATTCGCGTGTGGTTACCCAATATGGAAAGAATTTAG
- a CDS encoding glycosyltransferase translates to MSHPIATKVLVIGYVWPEPRSSAAGGHVMQLLEAFLDEGWEITFSSPAKPGENRADLLALGIREVPIELNNSSFDTFITECAPDIVLFDQFMMEEQFGWRVEKHCPDALRVLETSDLQSLRHARHQRLKDRLKADESSQDFSDLFAPALREEFELMADTDLAKREIAALYRCDLNLMVSEVEIELLVEHFKVPRELLLWCPLMLDLPDKPGAPFEDRAHFLSIGNFRHAPNWDAVLWMKNAVWPLIRQRMPGAQLHLYGAYTPPKAAALHNPAQGFHIMNWAEDALQVMSAARICLAPLRFGAGIKGKLIEAMLCGTPSVTTPIGAEAMHGGMPWPGAIAQSAEDIADAAVQLYSDSTRWAAAQDAGLALLAERFRRKVHGPALIDSIKACRADLVRRRRDNFTGSMLRHHQHKSTQYMAQWIEEKNRSS, encoded by the coding sequence ATGTCTCACCCCATCGCCACCAAGGTCCTGGTTATCGGCTATGTCTGGCCCGAGCCACGCTCATCGGCGGCCGGCGGGCATGTCATGCAGCTACTGGAAGCGTTTCTCGACGAAGGCTGGGAGATTACCTTCAGCAGCCCGGCCAAGCCCGGCGAAAACCGCGCCGACCTGCTCGCCTTGGGCATACGCGAAGTGCCGATCGAGCTCAATAACAGCAGCTTTGATACCTTCATAACCGAGTGTGCGCCGGACATCGTCCTGTTCGACCAGTTCATGATGGAAGAACAGTTCGGCTGGAGGGTCGAAAAACACTGCCCCGACGCCCTGCGTGTCTTGGAAACGTCCGACCTGCAAAGCCTGCGTCACGCCCGGCATCAACGCCTGAAGGATCGCTTGAAGGCCGACGAGTCGTCCCAGGATTTCAGCGACCTTTTCGCTCCGGCGCTGCGCGAGGAATTCGAGCTGATGGCCGACACCGACCTGGCCAAGCGGGAAATCGCCGCCCTGTACCGTTGCGACCTGAACCTGATGGTGTCTGAGGTCGAGATCGAACTGCTGGTGGAACACTTCAAGGTGCCCCGCGAATTGTTGCTCTGGTGCCCATTGATGCTGGATCTGCCCGACAAACCCGGCGCGCCCTTCGAAGACCGGGCGCATTTTCTCAGCATTGGCAACTTCCGTCATGCACCGAACTGGGACGCCGTGCTCTGGATGAAGAATGCCGTCTGGCCACTGATTCGCCAGCGAATGCCCGGCGCGCAACTGCATCTCTATGGCGCCTACACCCCGCCCAAGGCGGCGGCGCTGCATAATCCGGCGCAGGGATTCCACATCATGAACTGGGCGGAAGATGCCTTGCAGGTCATGTCGGCGGCACGCATCTGCCTGGCGCCATTGCGTTTCGGCGCAGGCATCAAGGGCAAACTGATCGAAGCCATGCTGTGCGGAACGCCCAGCGTCACCACCCCCATTGGCGCCGAGGCCATGCACGGCGGCATGCCTTGGCCCGGGGCAATTGCGCAGAGTGCTGAAGACATCGCCGATGCCGCGGTGCAGTTGTACAGCGACTCGACGCGTTGGGCCGCTGCCCAGGATGCGGGGCTGGCTTTGCTCGCGGAGCGTTTTCGCAGAAAGGTCCACGGCCCGGCGTTGATTGACAGCATCAAGGCCTGCCGCGCCGATCTTGTGCGGCGACGCCGGGACAACTTCACCGGCAGCATGCTCCGTCATCATCAACACAAGAGCACCCAGTACATGGCCCAGTGGATCGAGGAAAAAAATCGCAGCAGTTGA